A DNA window from Acidobacteriota bacterium contains the following coding sequences:
- a CDS encoding DHHA1 domain-containing protein, with amino-acid sequence MTNRLYYTEPYCAEFDATVVAVDTIDGRAHVTLDQTAFYPTSGGQPFDTGTLGGAAVSDVIDREDGTIAHVTSAALAVGEVVQGAIDWHRRFDHMQQHTGQHVLSAAFDRLFGVRTESFHMGTTAATIDLAREVTAVEVAEAEDQANRIVWEDRPVAIRFATPEEAAALPLRKESIRTGPLRLIDVEGFDLSACGGTHVARTGGIGVIAVGGWEKFRGGSRVEFLCGGRALNRFRLWRASLAATQKFLSVAPEEMAAAVERMQGESKAQQRALRGFQEKLAVHEAEALLEKAAPVGSRLVLIETLEGWDAHGLKAIAVAAAAARPNAVVVLFSATTPSLVVIARGSAANADAGALLKALVAQFGGKGGGKPDLAQGGGLTGSAVELVAAARRLLD; translated from the coding sequence ATGACGAACCGGCTTTACTACACCGAGCCGTACTGCGCCGAGTTCGACGCCACGGTGGTCGCCGTCGATACCATCGACGGACGGGCGCACGTGACACTCGATCAGACGGCGTTCTATCCCACCTCCGGCGGCCAGCCGTTCGACACCGGCACCCTTGGTGGCGCTGCGGTCAGCGATGTCATCGATCGCGAAGACGGCACCATCGCCCATGTGACCTCCGCGGCGTTGGCGGTGGGCGAAGTGGTGCAGGGCGCCATCGATTGGCACAGGCGTTTCGATCACATGCAGCAGCACACCGGCCAGCACGTGCTGTCGGCGGCATTCGATCGCCTGTTCGGCGTGCGCACCGAGAGCTTCCACATGGGCACCACCGCGGCGACGATCGACCTGGCCCGTGAGGTCACCGCAGTCGAAGTCGCGGAGGCCGAGGACCAGGCCAACCGTATTGTCTGGGAGGACCGGCCGGTCGCGATCCGCTTTGCCACGCCCGAGGAGGCGGCGGCACTGCCACTGCGAAAGGAGTCGATTCGCACTGGCCCGCTGCGGCTGATCGACGTCGAAGGCTTCGATCTGTCGGCGTGCGGCGGCACCCATGTGGCCCGCACCGGCGGCATTGGCGTGATTGCCGTCGGCGGTTGGGAGAAGTTCCGCGGCGGCTCGCGCGTGGAGTTCCTGTGCGGCGGCCGCGCGCTCAACCGCTTCCGGCTGTGGCGCGCTTCGCTGGCGGCCACGCAGAAGTTCCTCTCGGTGGCTCCAGAGGAGATGGCTGCTGCCGTCGAGCGGATGCAGGGCGAGAGCAAAGCCCAGCAGCGAGCGCTGCGCGGCTTCCAGGAGAAGCTGGCGGTTCACGAAGCCGAGGCGCTGCTCGAGAAGGCGGCGCCCGTGGGCAGTCGACTGGTGCTGATCGAGACCCTCGAAGGCTGGGACGCGCACGGCCTGAAGGCGATCGCGGTGGCGGCGGCCGCGGCACGGCCGAATGCGGTGGTGGTGCTGTTCTCGGCGACAACCCCGTCGCTGGTCGTCATCGCGCGCGGCAGCGCCGCGAACGCCGACGCCGGCGCCCTGCTCAAGGCCCTGGTCGCGCAATTTGGCGGCAAAGGTGGCGGCAAGCCTGACCTGGCACAAGGCGGCGGACTGACGGGATCGGCCGTCGAGCTGGTGGCCGCGGCGCGCCGGCTGCTGGACTGA
- a CDS encoding S9 family peptidase, with the protein MHVSLPIARRAVAVVVLILVSSWGSLAGPSVHGQQAASRPMTFLDMQHLRQVGALTPSPDGQWLLYTLSTPDWKEAKRQTDLYLVSTKQGLPSTKQLTFTKDKNETRPAWSRDGRFFLFLSDREAPESAASRNQLYLMRPDGGESRRLSDAKEGVSDFALSRDGRWLVYRTGKSGEEQLYRLPIAEVETAAAEPITKHPTGISSWQWAPDGGRIYFVTPDRIDPDEKKRRDLKFTVNIRNPETPVSSLWALELGPNTTKQLTEGGAYSADDVTISADGKWVGFRGLSPDRYKRGITSENIYADLYLLEAATGHIERLTQNAEIGESPLSFSPDSQSVAFSGPDDLQTYGMSNGRVYVRAVAERGKPFRKLGETFDGDVSVGFWAQDGSTIYFNEGIRATNQIVALDVRRNTVRPLTEEKASVGIEQDPDSGVLLINYADGTTPPTVFTVDAVADASTRSTWRQLTDPNPQVRGFALGQQEEITWKSKDGTMVGGVLVKPVGYRAGQRYPLIVAIHGGPASADILSFNGGYGSQVYSGAGYVVLRPNYRGSTNYGIKLKTGIVGNYMAPGYDDIMAGVDHLIAQGIADPGRMGALGWSAGGHWSNWILTHTDRFKAISTGAGTMNWISMYAQSDVQRNRQYYLGDKLPYDDFDAYWNQSPLKYIKNAKTPTMIHVVEGDPRVPSPQSVELHMALKQLGVTTELYMYPGDTHGIPDPRNQLVKSVSEMAWMDHYVRGMGQKFSWRDVLKTLEDEAARPKVSSEAGGLR; encoded by the coding sequence ATGCACGTGTCGCTTCCGATCGCGCGCCGCGCGGTCGCCGTTGTCGTCCTGATCCTCGTGTCGTCGTGGGGGAGCCTGGCAGGCCCGTCGGTGCACGGCCAACAGGCCGCGTCGCGGCCGATGACGTTCCTGGACATGCAGCACCTGCGCCAGGTCGGCGCCTTGACCCCGAGCCCGGACGGGCAATGGCTGCTCTACACGCTGTCGACGCCCGACTGGAAGGAGGCGAAACGGCAGACCGACCTTTACCTGGTCTCGACGAAGCAGGGACTGCCGTCGACTAAGCAACTGACCTTCACCAAGGACAAGAACGAGACGCGGCCGGCGTGGTCGCGCGACGGCCGGTTCTTCCTGTTCCTGTCGGACAGAGAGGCGCCCGAGAGTGCCGCCTCGCGCAACCAGCTGTACCTGATGCGGCCCGACGGCGGCGAATCCCGGCGCCTTTCCGACGCGAAGGAAGGCGTCTCTGATTTCGCGCTCAGCCGCGACGGCCGCTGGCTGGTGTATCGCACCGGAAAGTCCGGCGAGGAACAGCTCTATCGGCTGCCAATCGCCGAGGTCGAAACGGCAGCGGCCGAACCGATCACCAAGCACCCGACCGGCATCAGCAGCTGGCAGTGGGCGCCCGATGGCGGGCGGATCTATTTCGTGACGCCGGACCGGATTGATCCGGACGAGAAGAAGCGGCGCGACCTGAAGTTCACGGTCAACATCCGCAATCCCGAAACGCCGGTGTCGAGCCTGTGGGCCCTCGAGCTCGGCCCGAACACCACCAAGCAGCTGACGGAAGGCGGCGCCTATTCCGCCGACGATGTCACGATCTCGGCGGATGGGAAGTGGGTGGGTTTCCGCGGACTGTCTCCGGATCGCTACAAGCGCGGCATCACGTCCGAGAACATCTACGCGGACTTGTACCTGCTCGAGGCGGCGACCGGTCACATCGAGCGTCTCACCCAGAATGCCGAGATCGGCGAGAGCCCCCTCAGCTTCTCGCCCGACAGCCAGTCAGTGGCGTTCTCTGGTCCGGACGACCTGCAGACCTACGGCATGAGCAACGGCCGGGTCTACGTCCGCGCCGTCGCGGAGCGCGGCAAGCCGTTCCGCAAGCTCGGCGAGACGTTCGATGGCGACGTGTCGGTCGGCTTCTGGGCGCAGGACGGCAGCACGATCTACTTCAACGAAGGGATCCGCGCCACCAACCAGATCGTCGCGCTCGACGTGCGGCGCAACACCGTGCGGCCGCTGACCGAAGAGAAGGCCAGTGTCGGAATCGAGCAGGATCCCGACTCCGGCGTGCTGCTCATCAACTATGCCGATGGCACGACCCCGCCGACCGTCTTCACGGTGGATGCGGTGGCCGACGCCAGCACGCGCTCGACCTGGCGGCAGCTCACCGACCCGAACCCCCAGGTTCGCGGTTTCGCGCTCGGCCAGCAGGAAGAGATCACCTGGAAGTCGAAGGACGGCACCATGGTGGGTGGCGTGCTCGTGAAGCCGGTGGGCTACCGGGCCGGTCAGCGCTATCCGCTGATCGTCGCCATTCACGGCGGCCCGGCCTCGGCCGACATCCTGTCGTTCAACGGCGGCTACGGCTCGCAGGTCTACTCCGGCGCCGGCTACGTGGTGCTGCGGCCGAATTATCGCGGGTCCACCAACTACGGCATCAAGCTGAAGACCGGTATTGTCGGCAACTACATGGCGCCCGGCTACGACGACATCATGGCGGGCGTGGATCACCTGATCGCGCAGGGCATTGCCGACCCCGGGCGCATGGGCGCGCTCGGCTGGAGCGCCGGCGGCCACTGGTCCAACTGGATCCTGACCCACACCGATCGCTTCAAGGCGATCAGCACCGGCGCCGGGACCATGAACTGGATCTCGATGTACGCGCAGAGCGACGTGCAGCGCAACCGCCAGTACTACCTGGGCGACAAGCTGCCCTATGACGACTTCGACGCGTACTGGAACCAGTCGCCGCTCAAGTACATCAAGAACGCGAAGACGCCGACGATGATTCACGTGGTCGAGGGCGATCCGCGGGTGCCGAGTCCGCAGTCGGTTGAGCTGCACATGGCGCTGAAGCAGCTTGGCGTGACCACTGAGCTCTACATGTATCCCGGTGACACCCACGGCATTCCCGACCCGCGCAACCAGCTGGTGAAGTCGGTCAGCGAGATGGCGTGGATGGACCACTACGTGCGGGGGATGGGCCAGAAGTTCTCGTGGCGCGACGTGCTGAAGACGCTCGAAGACGAAGCGGCGCGCCCGAAGGTGTCGAGCGAGGCCGGCGGGCTGCGCTGA
- a CDS encoding thioesterase family protein: MTWHELQRSVVMPAQCDVYGHMNVRHYAACFDDAGWHMLARAGVSLADLHARGLGSVVATLTIDFHHELRAGQLILVTGAFTRVGSKSFNYEMRLYESDSMTHCATQKTVEVCFDTTARRSAALPDDVQSKLSSQIPPH; this comes from the coding sequence ATGACCTGGCACGAACTCCAGCGCAGCGTCGTGATGCCGGCGCAGTGCGACGTCTACGGCCACATGAACGTCAGACACTACGCGGCATGTTTCGACGATGCCGGCTGGCACATGCTGGCGAGGGCCGGCGTGTCGCTGGCAGACTTGCACGCGCGCGGGCTGGGCAGCGTCGTGGCCACGCTGACGATCGACTTCCACCACGAGTTGCGGGCGGGGCAGCTGATCCTCGTCACCGGCGCGTTCACCAGGGTCGGCAGCAAGAGCTTCAACTACGAGATGCGGCTTTACGAGAGCGATTCGATGACGCACTGCGCCACGCAGAAGACCGTGGAAGTGTGTTTCGACACGACGGCACGCCGGTCGGCAGCGTTGCCGGACGACGTCCAGTCGAAGCTCTCGTCGCAGATTCCGCCCCACTGA
- a CDS encoding lipocalin-like domain-containing protein produces MRIHLLNRVLLAVCLVAGAGAVSAEQPGGVATQFTGHWRLVGFDNFDEKGAARPSPFVGGRILYDAHGNMSAQLTHAARKPLSTPSTEAERAAAYSGYVAYFGRYTLDESQRSVTHHVEGSTNPNWPDTTLVRYYAFSADGNRLMLSVKNAAGRVTGTLTWERLR; encoded by the coding sequence ATGAGAATCCACCTGCTGAATCGTGTGTTACTCGCCGTGTGCCTGGTGGCCGGTGCCGGCGCCGTCTCCGCGGAGCAGCCCGGCGGGGTCGCAACGCAGTTTACCGGCCACTGGCGCCTGGTGGGGTTCGACAACTTCGACGAAAAGGGCGCGGCGCGGCCCAGTCCCTTCGTCGGCGGCCGCATCCTGTACGACGCCCACGGCAACATGTCGGCGCAGCTGACGCACGCGGCGAGAAAGCCGCTCAGCACGCCCTCAACCGAGGCCGAGCGCGCCGCCGCCTACTCGGGCTACGTGGCGTACTTCGGGCGCTATACCCTGGACGAGTCGCAGCGCTCGGTCACGCACCATGTCGAGGGCTCGACCAACCCGAACTGGCCCGACACCACGCTGGTGCGCTATTACGCGTTTTCCGCCGACGGTAATCGCCTGATGCTGTCGGTCAAGAACGCCGCGGGACGCGTCACCGGCACGCTCACCTGGGAGCGGCTGCGCTAG
- a CDS encoding dodecin family protein, translated as MSVAKVSELSSTSTKSFEDAIQQGLTRASKTLRNIRGAWIKEQHVRCDNGRITEYQVNMMVTFVLDE; from the coding sequence ATGTCAGTTGCCAAGGTATCCGAGCTCAGCTCCACCTCAACGAAGAGCTTCGAAGACGCGATCCAGCAAGGATTAACCCGGGCCTCGAAAACGCTGCGCAATATCCGCGGGGCGTGGATCAAGGAGCAGCACGTGCGCTGCGACAACGGCCGGATTACCGAGTATCAGGTGAACATGATGGTCACCTTCGTACTCGACGAGTAG
- a CDS encoding aldehyde dehydrogenase family protein: MQSLLKQLQIEPLNPGACTGPDGWLPEPDGHKLTSFNPATGDAIAAVMLCSTGAYDRVAAAATEAFRAWREVPAPKRGEVVRDLGEALRELKEPLGDLVSLEMGKIRAEGHGEVQEMIDICEFATGLSRQLYGLTIASERPGHRMMEQWHPLGPVGVISAFNFPVAVWSWNAAIAAVCGDTVIWKPAEPAPLTAVAVQHIANRVMGDHGLAGIFTLAAGSGRTVGEAMLNDPRLPLVSFTGSTAIGRHVAATVAGRFGRTILELGGNNAIIVAEDANLDMAVRAILFGAVGTAGQRCTSTRRIIAHKAILPALTERLLKAYAQVRIGDPLEAGTLMGPLVTAKAVTDMETAIAQALAEGGTLVCGGSRRPDIGPQFVEPAIIRMPGQSAIVQQETFAPILYLLEYERFEDALALHNGVPQGLSSAVFTESMRRAEEFLSPRGSDCGIANVNIGTSGAEIGGAFGGEKETGGGRESGSDAWKAYMRRQTNTVNWSTALPLAQGITFGD; this comes from the coding sequence ATGCAATCCCTGCTCAAGCAACTCCAGATCGAGCCCCTCAACCCGGGGGCCTGCACCGGTCCAGACGGCTGGCTCCCCGAGCCCGACGGCCACAAACTGACCTCGTTCAACCCCGCGACCGGCGACGCCATTGCCGCGGTCATGCTGTGCAGCACCGGCGCGTACGACCGCGTCGCCGCCGCCGCCACCGAGGCGTTCCGCGCCTGGCGCGAAGTGCCGGCGCCCAAGCGGGGCGAGGTGGTGCGCGACCTCGGCGAGGCGTTGCGCGAGCTGAAGGAACCGCTGGGCGACCTCGTCTCGCTCGAGATGGGAAAGATCCGCGCCGAAGGCCACGGCGAAGTACAGGAGATGATCGACATCTGCGAGTTCGCGACCGGCCTGTCGCGCCAGCTCTATGGGCTGACCATCGCGTCGGAGCGGCCGGGTCACCGCATGATGGAGCAGTGGCACCCGCTCGGACCGGTCGGCGTGATCTCGGCCTTCAACTTTCCCGTGGCGGTGTGGTCGTGGAACGCGGCGATTGCCGCTGTCTGCGGCGACACCGTGATCTGGAAGCCGGCCGAGCCGGCGCCGCTGACGGCCGTGGCGGTGCAGCACATCGCCAATCGCGTGATGGGCGATCACGGTCTCGCGGGCATCTTCACGCTGGCCGCCGGTTCAGGCCGCACGGTCGGCGAGGCCATGCTGAATGACCCGCGCCTGCCGCTGGTGTCGTTTACCGGCTCCACCGCGATCGGTCGTCACGTCGCGGCAACAGTGGCCGGCCGCTTTGGCCGCACCATTCTCGAACTGGGCGGCAACAACGCGATCATCGTCGCGGAAGACGCCAACCTCGACATGGCCGTGCGCGCGATACTGTTCGGCGCGGTCGGCACCGCCGGCCAGCGCTGCACGTCCACGCGGCGCATCATCGCGCACAAGGCGATCCTGCCCGCGTTGACCGAACGCCTGCTGAAGGCCTACGCGCAGGTTCGCATCGGCGACCCGCTCGAGGCCGGCACGTTGATGGGGCCGCTGGTCACGGCGAAAGCGGTCACCGACATGGAGACGGCGATCGCCCAGGCGCTGGCGGAGGGCGGCACGCTGGTGTGCGGCGGCAGCCGGCGCCCCGACATTGGGCCGCAATTCGTGGAGCCCGCCATCATCCGCATGCCCGGGCAATCCGCCATCGTCCAGCAGGAGACGTTTGCGCCGATCTTGTACCTGCTCGAGTACGAGCGTTTCGAGGACGCGTTGGCGCTGCACAACGGCGTGCCCCAGGGCCTGTCGAGCGCCGTCTTTACCGAGAGCATGCGCCGGGCCGAGGAGTTTCTGTCACCACGCGGCTCTGACTGTGGCATTGCCAACGTCAACATCGGCACTTCGGGCGCGGAGATTGGCGGCGCGTTCGGTGGTGAGAAAGAAACCGGTGGCGGCCGCGAGTCGGGTTCCGACGCGTGGAAAGCCTACATGCGCCGGCAGACCAACACCGTGAACTGGTCCACGGCGCTGCCGCTGGCCCAGGGCATTACGTTCGGGGACTGA